The Dickeya poaceiphila DNA window CATTTTACCGTGATAATTTTGCCGCCGAATGAACTACGCCCGCCAAAATTGGAGAAAAGAGGTTCAACCACATTGACCTCTTCATGATAGATATCACACAGTTCGGAAGTATCGTATTTCATAGGATTAACGTCTATTGCCGCTGGGAGTGTGGGAGTGAGTATATCCCTTTCTGTTTGTTGTTGGCAAAATCATCAACCGCTGCGTTGACCCGCATCAGTAATCGGTCGTGATTTTACCAACCTGTATAAAAACCGTATAACCGTATAACCGTATAAATAGTTTGCTTGTCTAAGCCTAGCTTAGCAGCACGCCCACGGCGAACAGCAGATTGGTGAGTAACGCGCCTTTTACGGTTTTTTCCAGCATCGGGCGCATACTGAATGCGGTGGTTTCCCGCATCACGTAGCGCCCTTGTTTTACCAGCAGCGGCAGCGCCAGAATAAACAGCCAGCCCGCCAGCGTATGCAGATACAGCATCGCAAATAGCGCCAGACAAACCGGTGCCGTCATCAGCAACGCCATATGATAGCGGCGGGCTTTATGGGCGCCGAGTCGAACCGCCAGCGTGTTCTTGCCGTTTTCCCGGTCGCTGTCGATATCACGCAGGTTATTGATATTGAGCACGGCGACAGCCAGCAGGCCGCAGGCTGTCGCGGGCAGAATCACACTGCTGTCGAAGTGGCCGGTTTGCAGGTAGTACGACCCGGCCACGCTTAGCCAGCCAAAGAAGATCAGCACCGAGATATCACCCAGCCCGATGTAACCATACGGCTTATTGCCGACGGTGTAGGTGATCGCGGCCAGAATCGCCAACAGGCCGAGCGCCAGAAACACTACGATATCTACCGGCTTTTCACAGGCCAGCGCCACCAGCGCACTGCCGGACACCGCCGTCAGCACCACGGTGATGAGCAGGGCGTTACGCAACTCCGCCAGTGTGATGGCGCCGGTCTGGATGCCGCGTAACGGACCGATACGATCTTCCTTGTCGCTGCCTTTTACCGCATCGCCATAGTCGTTG harbors:
- a CDS encoding 1,4-dihydroxy-2-naphthoate polyprenyltransferase; protein product: MTQSTHSSKTQAWLDSLRPKTLPLAFASIVTGTVIACWHSNFKPGVALLTLITAGLLQILSNLANDYGDAVKGSDKEDRIGPLRGIQTGAITLAELRNALLITVVLTAVSGSALVALACEKPVDIVVFLALGLLAILAAITYTVGNKPYGYIGLGDISVLIFFGWLSVAGSYYLQTGHFDSSVILPATACGLLAVAVLNINNLRDIDSDRENGKNTLAVRLGAHKARRYHMALLMTAPVCLALFAMLYLHTLAGWLFILALPLLVKQGRYVMRETTAFSMRPMLEKTVKGALLTNLLFAVGVLLS